The proteins below come from a single Longimicrobiales bacterium genomic window:
- a CDS encoding phosphatase PAP2 family protein produces MTDATATATSHPLRVLLFGIAAIGLSHLLDPFGWRYFHFDGVYSDDFGRMLRVMGYVPVWLALAIAFVLHDRPLGRGRWWRGATIVAGVAAAGIAGELLKLLLRRERPRAHEGEYVFRSFTERPLSSGGLAWPSSHAIVAFGAAAILSRLFPRARIVFWALAWGCALSRVADGAHFVSDVVTSAVVAWLVVDRVWHFATKRAPARGTDVATPA; encoded by the coding sequence ATGACCGACGCCACAGCCACGGCGACGTCGCATCCGCTCCGCGTCCTGCTCTTCGGCATCGCGGCAATCGGGCTCTCACACCTGCTGGACCCGTTCGGCTGGCGCTATTTCCACTTCGACGGGGTCTACTCCGACGACTTCGGCCGCATGCTGCGCGTCATGGGTTACGTCCCGGTGTGGCTCGCGCTGGCGATCGCATTCGTGCTGCACGACCGGCCACTCGGCCGCGGGCGCTGGTGGCGCGGGGCGACGATCGTGGCCGGCGTCGCGGCGGCGGGCATCGCGGGGGAGCTGCTCAAGCTGCTTCTGCGGCGCGAGCGACCGCGCGCGCACGAGGGCGAGTACGTCTTCCGCTCCTTCACGGAGCGCCCGCTTTCCAGTGGCGGCCTGGCGTGGCCGAGCAGCCACGCGATCGTCGCCTTTGGCGCTGCCGCGATCCTTTCGCGGCTGTTCCCGCGCGCGCGCATCGTCTTCTGGGCCCTTGCCTGGGGGTGTGCGCTTTCCCGAGTCGCCGACGGCGCGCACTTCGTGAGCGACGTCGTGACCTCGGCCGTCGTGGCGTGGCTGGTGGTCGACCGTGTCTGGCACTTCGCCACGAAGCGCGCGCCCGCGCGCGGAACGGACGTTGCAACCCCCGCCTGA
- a CDS encoding DHH family phosphoesterase, protein MATQATETDVGPPMLVVVSDGPDPDASLRAGKREVWRWGENQGGRRDGKRFHGDPTEPGTYEWVRGARAVTAVVMLRDHDRARDVVRAIRQVRSDTAALILASGIPDAPGDGTLARPGELRDVLRIDIEEELLRLEAERRVFCLRNFAAGADTVPILVHPDPDPDAVSSAFAVRALLERSPDAMPIVTRRAITRPENRRMTDLLGIRVVEVGRDELLAFDRVIAVDMQPADLCVPDGPKLAVIDHHPFDHCLCASLHDVRPHLGSTATMLTQYFRAMDEQRVGQSLATALLFGIKTDTDGLTRKVTPEDVEAYAFLQERADMEVLNRLERPAYPVEAARAFGAALDRLCQQDDVVVAFAGELTPEASHILADLGDFCLGIDTACWALAAGYVQDELTVSVRHLGAPPGAGALARELAGEGGNGGGHDTMARFSMPVDRGREWLGDEPARALLDAAIAALDRLR, encoded by the coding sequence TTGGCAACGCAAGCAACCGAAACGGACGTCGGCCCGCCGATGCTCGTCGTGGTCAGCGACGGGCCCGATCCCGACGCGAGCCTGCGTGCCGGCAAGCGGGAGGTCTGGCGCTGGGGGGAGAACCAGGGAGGTCGGCGCGACGGCAAGCGCTTCCATGGTGACCCGACCGAGCCGGGCACCTACGAGTGGGTGCGCGGCGCGCGTGCGGTCACGGCGGTCGTGATGCTGCGCGACCACGATCGCGCGCGCGACGTGGTCCGTGCCATCCGGCAGGTGCGCAGCGATACGGCCGCGCTGATCCTCGCCAGCGGAATCCCCGATGCCCCCGGTGACGGCACACTGGCCCGCCCCGGTGAGCTGCGCGACGTCCTGCGCATCGACATCGAGGAGGAGCTGCTCCGGCTCGAGGCGGAACGGCGGGTGTTCTGCCTGCGCAACTTTGCAGCGGGTGCGGACACCGTGCCGATCCTCGTGCACCCGGACCCGGACCCCGACGCGGTGTCGAGCGCGTTTGCGGTGCGTGCGCTCCTGGAGCGCTCCCCCGACGCCATGCCGATCGTGACGCGGCGCGCGATCACCCGGCCGGAGAACCGGCGGATGACTGACCTGCTCGGCATCCGCGTCGTCGAGGTGGGCCGTGACGAGCTGCTCGCGTTCGACCGCGTCATCGCCGTCGACATGCAACCAGCCGACCTGTGCGTGCCGGACGGTCCGAAGCTCGCCGTGATCGACCACCATCCATTCGACCACTGCCTGTGCGCATCGCTGCACGACGTGCGGCCGCACCTTGGCTCCACGGCCACGATGCTCACGCAGTATTTCCGCGCAATGGACGAGCAGCGCGTGGGACAGTCGCTGGCGACCGCACTGCTGTTCGGCATCAAGACGGATACCGACGGACTGACACGCAAGGTCACGCCGGAGGACGTCGAGGCGTACGCGTTCCTGCAGGAACGCGCCGACATGGAGGTGCTGAACCGCCTGGAGCGACCTGCCTACCCGGTCGAAGCCGCGCGCGCGTTCGGCGCAGCACTCGACCGACTGTGTCAGCAGGACGACGTGGTGGTCGCGTTCGCCGGGGAGCTCACGCCGGAAGCGTCGCACATCCTCGCCGATCTCGGTGATTTCTGTCTCGGAATCGATACCGCGTGCTGGGCGCTCGCCGCGGGCTACGTGCAGGACGAGCTGACGGTATCCGTCCGGCACCTCGGTGCACCGCCGGGTGCAGGTGCGCTCGCGCGCGAGCTGGCAGGGGAGGGGGGAAACGGCGGCGGCCACGACACCATGGCACGGTTCTCAATGCCGGTCGATCGTGGCCGCGAGTGGCTTGGCGATGAGCCTGCGCGCGCGCTGCTGGACGCCGCGATCGCCGCGCTGGACAGGCTGCGCTAG
- a CDS encoding dienelactone hydrolase family protein, with protein sequence MPSALAFLRAHQRPERARVRGLATSYQRSGIGIPADLYLPARGNRKLPGYVILHGLTRTGRAHTGLRTFARAVAASGHAVLVPEIPEWRALRVAPAITIETIQAAVRSLHDRPEVDPARIGLVGFSFGATQALIAASDPDTAALLRAVVAWGGYEDLERIFVFGLTGEHSLDGVSYHIEPDPYGRWIMLGNYLTAVSGHEADADVARAVHTLALEAGELGVPAWDAALDPLKHRLRTSLGSAHRELFDRVAPPANRPAEGTPQNRALAHALARAALDSDPLLDPAPYLPVLRVPALLAHGRDDRLLPFTETVRLSRVLQDRLIHSEITALFAHSGGAQHDLGAVGLAREGYRFLRLIRALLHTL encoded by the coding sequence ATGCCGTCCGCACTGGCCTTTCTGCGCGCGCACCAGCGCCCGGAGCGCGCACGGGTGCGCGGGCTGGCGACGTCGTACCAGCGCAGCGGCATCGGCATCCCGGCCGACCTGTACCTGCCGGCACGCGGCAACCGCAAGCTTCCCGGCTATGTGATCCTGCACGGCCTCACGCGTACCGGGCGCGCGCATACCGGGCTCCGTACCTTCGCACGGGCCGTCGCCGCGAGCGGTCACGCGGTGCTCGTCCCGGAGATCCCGGAATGGCGTGCGCTGCGTGTTGCTCCTGCGATCACGATCGAGACGATCCAGGCAGCGGTGCGGTCGCTGCACGACCGGCCGGAGGTGGATCCCGCGCGCATCGGACTGGTGGGCTTCTCGTTCGGTGCGACGCAGGCGCTGATCGCGGCGAGCGATCCCGACACCGCGGCATTGCTGCGCGCGGTCGTCGCGTGGGGCGGTTACGAAGATCTCGAGCGCATCTTCGTCTTCGGGCTCACGGGCGAGCACAGCCTGGACGGCGTGAGCTACCACATCGAGCCGGACCCGTACGGCCGCTGGATCATGCTGGGCAACTATCTCACGGCGGTGTCCGGCCACGAAGCGGATGCGGACGTCGCACGTGCGGTGCACACACTCGCGCTGGAGGCGGGAGAGCTCGGTGTTCCGGCCTGGGACGCTGCGCTCGATCCGCTGAAGCACCGGTTGCGCACATCGCTCGGCAGTGCACACCGTGAGCTGTTCGACCGGGTCGCCCCACCGGCAAACAGGCCGGCCGAAGGAACACCGCAGAACCGTGCTCTCGCACATGCACTCGCACGCGCGGCACTCGATTCGGATCCGCTGCTCGACCCCGCACCGTACCTGCCGGTGCTGCGCGTGCCCGCACTGCTCGCCCACGGGCGCGATGACCGCCTGCTCCCATTCACCGAGACCGTGCGGCTGTCACGGGTGCTGCAGGACCGGTTGATCCACTCGGAGATCACGGCCCTGTTCGCACACTCCGGCGGTGCGCAGCACGACCTCGGCGCAGTCGGTCTGGCGCGCGAGGGGTACAGGTTCCTGCGGCTGATCCGCGCACTGCTGCACACGCTCTGA
- a CDS encoding ATP-binding protein, translated as MSRLLIGDGRSGVRRFVVPGGFAAFTILLGVAFEQGAGVDSAVFRVAYIAAGIVVGVLASVLMRRQLELEHAFDDQARALRTAAERLRRQEEQVRIAIEATGLYLWVWDLRTNDMEVAEELRRALGMHPAERMTIERYLEFVHPEDRERVRRELDRFMERGGRTQVEYRLQLPNGTERAIHATAMMQRDMAGEMVRLIGALNDITEQRELEARLQQSQKMESIGTLAGGIAHDFNNLLTAMMGHGQFAMAALPPNSDVRPEVEAMLIAADRARLLTRQLLAFSRRQILQPRPLDLNDVVRDIARLLHRIIGEDIRLELDLADMPLQVHADAGQLTQVLLNLATNARDAMPRGGSFRIQTVSETVSPDRARELEIQPGRYAVVQARDTGVGMSAGTMARIFDPYFTTKPVGRGTGLGLSMAYGIVRQSNGHIRVESEPEHGTCFYVMLPITAGESA; from the coding sequence GTGTCGCGCCTTCTCATTGGCGACGGCCGCAGCGGCGTTCGCAGGTTCGTCGTGCCCGGCGGCTTTGCCGCGTTCACGATCCTGCTCGGGGTCGCATTCGAGCAGGGAGCGGGCGTGGACTCAGCGGTCTTCCGCGTCGCCTACATCGCCGCGGGGATCGTGGTCGGCGTGCTCGCGTCGGTGCTGATGCGCCGCCAGCTGGAGCTGGAGCATGCCTTCGACGACCAGGCGCGGGCGCTGCGCACCGCTGCGGAGCGGCTGAGGCGGCAGGAGGAGCAGGTCCGCATCGCGATCGAGGCGACCGGGCTGTACCTGTGGGTGTGGGACCTGCGCACCAACGACATGGAAGTCGCGGAGGAGCTGCGACGCGCACTCGGCATGCATCCGGCCGAGCGCATGACCATCGAACGCTACCTGGAGTTCGTGCATCCCGAAGACCGGGAGCGCGTCCGGCGCGAGCTGGACCGGTTCATGGAGCGCGGTGGCAGGACGCAGGTCGAGTACCGGCTGCAGCTGCCGAATGGAACGGAGCGCGCGATCCACGCGACCGCCATGATGCAGCGTGACATGGCGGGCGAGATGGTGCGACTCATCGGCGCGCTGAACGACATCACCGAGCAGCGTGAGCTGGAGGCGCGGCTGCAGCAGTCGCAGAAGATGGAGTCGATCGGCACGCTCGCGGGCGGCATCGCACATGACTTCAACAACCTGCTCACCGCCATGATGGGGCACGGACAGTTCGCGATGGCGGCGTTGCCGCCGAACAGCGACGTCCGGCCGGAGGTCGAGGCGATGCTCATTGCGGCAGACCGCGCCCGCCTCCTGACCCGCCAGCTCCTGGCGTTCTCGCGCCGGCAGATCCTGCAGCCCCGGCCGCTCGACCTGAACGATGTCGTGCGCGACATCGCGCGGCTGCTGCATCGCATCATCGGCGAAGACATCCGGCTGGAGCTGGACCTCGCCGACATGCCGCTGCAGGTGCACGCCGATGCGGGCCAGCTCACACAGGTGCTGCTGAACCTCGCGACGAACGCGCGCGACGCGATGCCGCGCGGCGGATCGTTCCGCATCCAGACCGTGTCGGAGACCGTGTCCCCCGACCGTGCACGGGAGCTGGAGATCCAGCCCGGCCGCTACGCGGTCGTTCAGGCGCGTGACACGGGCGTGGGCATGAGCGCCGGCACCATGGCGCGCATCTTCGATCCATACTTCACGACCAAGCCGGTCGGGCGCGGCACCGGCCTCGGCCTTTCCATGGCGTATGGCATCGTGCGCCAGAGCAACGGCCACATCCGCGTGGAAAGCGAGCCGGAGCACGGGACCTGCTTCTACGTGATGCTGCCGATCACGGCAGGCGAATCGGCGTAG
- a CDS encoding dehydrogenase E1 component subunit alpha/beta produces the protein MATRTKTVRRKQPKTTLDRETLLRLYRTMVAARRTDDQEILLKRQNKIFFQISGAGHEAVQVALAEHLRPGSDWFFFYYRDRAFTQALGMTPYEHLLQAVAAESDPSSGGRQMPAHWGHRKLRITSTSSPTGTQFLQAVGAAETAMRASRDDAMRNGIEEFADDEIVVVTTGEGQTSEGEFWEAMNTACNLKLPVLFVVEDNGFAISVPVEVNTAGGSVSKLLTGMPGLLIEECDGNDVFASYEAAQRVVEHCRQRRGPALLHAHVVRRYSHSLSDDDQMYRPQTERADDEQRDPINRLRAHLVENGLATDEELKAIEEEITSEVKAASDRALEQPQPAPETAMRWLYSEEVDPTAEPFDTEDDPQYRGNETTMVDLINACLRDEMERDPRIVVFGQDVADASREDVLEECKGKGGVFKCTYGLQRRFGSNRVFNSPLAEANIVGRAIGMALRGLRPVVEIQFFDYIWPAMMQIRDELATMRYRSANAWDAPVVIRVAYGGYLKGGAIYHSQTGETLFTHTPGLRVVLPATAEDANGLLRTAIRCEDPVLFLEHKHLYRQVYNKGKDPGPNFMVPFGKAKVVREGTDVSVIACGALVQRSLNAAKQAEERGISVEVVDLRSLNPLDMETIAASVQKTNRVIIAHEDALSWGIGSEIAARVADELFPWLDAPVRRVASLDTWVAYSPQLEDAILPQTENVLSAIESIAQY, from the coding sequence ATGGCAACCAGGACGAAGACGGTCCGGCGCAAGCAGCCGAAGACTACGCTCGACCGCGAGACGCTGCTGCGCCTCTATCGAACGATGGTCGCCGCGCGGCGGACGGACGACCAGGAGATCCTGCTGAAGCGGCAGAACAAGATCTTCTTCCAGATCTCGGGCGCGGGCCACGAAGCCGTACAGGTCGCACTCGCGGAGCACCTGCGGCCCGGCTCCGACTGGTTCTTTTTCTACTACCGGGATCGCGCGTTCACGCAGGCGCTCGGCATGACCCCGTACGAGCACCTGCTGCAGGCGGTTGCAGCGGAGAGCGATCCGTCGAGCGGCGGCCGCCAGATGCCGGCGCACTGGGGGCACCGGAAGCTGCGCATCACGAGCACGTCTTCGCCCACCGGCACGCAGTTCCTGCAGGCTGTCGGAGCCGCCGAGACGGCCATGCGCGCCAGTCGCGACGACGCGATGCGCAACGGGATCGAGGAGTTCGCGGACGACGAGATCGTGGTCGTGACGACGGGTGAGGGGCAGACGTCGGAGGGGGAGTTCTGGGAAGCGATGAACACGGCGTGCAACCTGAAGCTGCCCGTGCTCTTCGTGGTCGAGGACAACGGCTTTGCGATCTCGGTGCCTGTCGAGGTCAACACGGCGGGCGGCAGCGTGAGCAAGCTGCTCACCGGAATGCCGGGGCTGCTGATCGAGGAGTGTGACGGCAACGACGTGTTCGCGAGCTACGAGGCCGCGCAGCGAGTGGTCGAGCACTGTCGTCAGCGCAGGGGCCCCGCCCTGCTGCACGCGCACGTGGTCCGGCGCTACTCGCATTCGCTCTCCGACGACGACCAGATGTACCGGCCGCAGACGGAGCGCGCCGATGACGAGCAGCGCGACCCGATCAACCGGCTGCGCGCGCATCTCGTCGAGAACGGCCTCGCGACCGACGAGGAACTGAAGGCGATCGAGGAAGAGATCACCAGCGAGGTGAAGGCCGCGAGCGACCGCGCGCTGGAGCAGCCGCAGCCGGCGCCCGAGACCGCCATGCGCTGGCTCTACTCGGAAGAGGTCGATCCGACCGCGGAGCCGTTCGACACCGAGGATGACCCGCAGTACCGCGGCAACGAGACGACCATGGTCGATCTCATCAACGCGTGCCTGCGTGACGAGATGGAGCGCGACCCGCGCATCGTCGTGTTCGGCCAGGACGTCGCCGACGCCTCGCGCGAGGACGTGCTGGAGGAGTGCAAGGGCAAGGGCGGCGTCTTCAAGTGCACGTATGGCCTGCAGCGCCGGTTCGGCAGCAACCGCGTCTTCAACTCGCCGCTGGCGGAGGCGAACATCGTCGGGCGCGCGATCGGCATGGCGCTACGCGGACTCCGGCCGGTCGTGGAGATCCAGTTCTTCGACTACATCTGGCCGGCGATGATGCAGATCCGCGACGAGCTGGCCACCATGCGCTACCGCTCGGCGAATGCGTGGGATGCGCCGGTCGTGATCCGTGTCGCCTACGGCGGCTACCTGAAGGGTGGCGCGATCTACCACTCGCAGACGGGCGAGACGCTGTTCACGCACACGCCCGGGCTGCGCGTCGTGCTGCCCGCGACGGCGGAGGACGCGAACGGTCTGCTGCGCACGGCGATCCGCTGCGAGGATCCGGTGCTGTTCCTGGAGCACAAGCACCTGTATCGCCAGGTCTACAACAAGGGGAAGGACCCGGGCCCGAACTTCATGGTGCCGTTCGGCAAGGCGAAGGTGGTGCGCGAGGGCACGGACGTCAGCGTGATCGCGTGCGGCGCGCTGGTGCAGCGGTCGCTCAACGCTGCCAAGCAGGCGGAGGAGCGCGGCATCAGCGTCGAGGTGGTGGACCTGCGCTCGCTCAACCCGCTGGACATGGAGACGATCGCCGCGAGCGTGCAGAAGACCAACCGCGTGATCATTGCGCACGAGGACGCGCTCTCCTGGGGCATCGGCTCGGAGATCGCGGCGCGGGTCGCGGACGAGCTGTTCCCCTGGCTGGACGCACCGGTCCGGCGCGTCGCGTCGCTCGACACGTGGGTCGCCTACTCGCCCCAGCTCGAGGACGCGATCCTGCCGCAGACGGAGAACGTGCTGAGCGCCATCGAAAGCATCGCGCAGTACTGA
- the coaE gene encoding dephospho-CoA kinase (Dephospho-CoA kinase (CoaE) performs the final step in coenzyme A biosynthesis.), with amino-acid sequence MDGSLLELIQRWIIELGPWVVYLVTMLETAAFVGLFIPSGPTILFAAFLTTTRFFELEHVLLATLLGGFSGDQLGYWLGRAYGVRGVVHGGRVGRLWHGYEHRAVTLFRRHSVLAVSLARCIAFVRTIMPWFAGMSRMPYGRFVLYDVLGVLVWGVGHVTLGYLAGRSWRALATLLGSATVALLAIVAIAGLAVYLRRRHAAGTMAESNGLFRVGLTGNIASGKSAVEAVWTSLGAHVVDADVLAREAVAPGSEGLQRVAAHFGEEVLLPDGSLDRAAVRDIVFRDEGARTTLESIVHPEVEQLRLAREDALRAQGARIVVHAIPLLFEVGMEQAFDIVVLVDAPEEERLRRLVETRNLHEDEARRMIAAQMPAADKRGRAAIVIENDGTLADLEQRAVETWREIERRAGVSA; translated from the coding sequence GTGGACGGCTCGCTCCTCGAGCTGATCCAGCGCTGGATCATCGAGCTCGGACCCTGGGTCGTCTACCTGGTCACCATGCTCGAGACCGCCGCGTTCGTCGGCCTGTTCATCCCGTCCGGCCCGACCATCCTGTTCGCGGCCTTTCTCACGACGACCCGCTTCTTCGAGCTCGAGCACGTCCTGCTTGCGACGCTGCTCGGCGGCTTCAGCGGCGATCAGCTCGGCTACTGGCTCGGTCGCGCCTACGGCGTGCGCGGCGTGGTGCACGGCGGCCGGGTCGGCCGGCTCTGGCACGGCTACGAGCACAGGGCGGTGACGCTGTTCCGCCGCCACTCCGTGCTGGCCGTGTCCCTGGCACGCTGCATCGCGTTCGTGCGCACCATCATGCCCTGGTTCGCGGGCATGAGCCGCATGCCATACGGCCGCTTCGTCCTCTACGACGTTCTCGGCGTCCTCGTCTGGGGCGTGGGCCACGTCACGCTCGGGTACCTCGCCGGCCGGAGCTGGCGCGCACTGGCGACGCTGCTCGGGTCGGCGACGGTCGCGCTCCTCGCTATCGTCGCGATCGCCGGTCTTGCCGTGTACCTGCGCCGCCGGCACGCGGCCGGCACGATGGCGGAGTCGAACGGCCTGTTCCGCGTGGGGCTGACCGGCAACATCGCGAGCGGGAAGAGCGCGGTCGAGGCCGTGTGGACGTCGCTGGGCGCGCACGTCGTGGACGCGGATGTGCTCGCGCGCGAGGCGGTCGCACCGGGCAGCGAGGGGCTCCAGCGCGTCGCCGCTCACTTCGGGGAGGAGGTGCTCCTGCCCGATGGCTCGCTCGATCGCGCCGCGGTCCGCGACATCGTGTTCCGCGACGAGGGCGCGCGCACGACGCTGGAGTCGATCGTCCATCCCGAAGTCGAGCAGCTCCGCCTCGCCCGCGAGGATGCGCTGCGCGCGCAGGGCGCTCGCATCGTGGTGCACGCGATTCCGCTGCTCTTCGAGGTCGGCATGGAGCAGGCCTTCGACATCGTCGTGCTGGTCGATGCGCCGGAGGAGGAGCGGCTGCGACGGCTCGTGGAGACGCGGAATTTGCATGAGGACGAAGCCCGGCGCATGATCGCCGCGCAGATGCCCGCGGCGGACAAGCGCGGGCGCGCAGCGATCGTGATCGAGAATGACGGTACACTGGCGGACCTGGAGCAGAGGGCGGTCGAGACATGGCGGGAGATCGAGCGGCGCGCGGGCGTATCCGCGTAG
- a CDS encoding PHP domain-containing protein: MAGDRAARGRIRVDLHIHTNASFDCLTDPVRLVEHALAVGLDRIGVTDHNELYNALMLKERYPDRIVVGEEVKTAEGVDVIGYLIEHQIPKGTPARETCERIRAQGGVVYVPHPFASGKGGGGRILEEIHDLVDAVEAFNARIHTQSLNEQAAEWAQQRGLPTGAGSDAHTLAEVGRGYVELPPFDDTRASFLEALRRARVYGTESPRRVHLASTWAKLRRKLPGGVS, from the coding sequence ATGGCGGGAGATCGAGCGGCGCGCGGGCGTATCCGCGTAGACCTGCACATCCACACGAACGCGTCGTTCGACTGCCTGACGGACCCCGTCCGGCTGGTCGAGCACGCGCTCGCCGTCGGTCTCGACCGCATCGGCGTCACGGACCACAACGAGCTGTACAACGCGCTCATGCTGAAGGAGCGCTATCCTGACCGCATCGTCGTGGGCGAAGAGGTGAAAACGGCCGAGGGCGTGGACGTGATCGGCTACCTCATCGAGCACCAGATCCCGAAGGGAACGCCTGCGCGCGAGACGTGCGAGCGCATCCGCGCGCAGGGCGGCGTCGTCTACGTTCCGCACCCGTTCGCGTCCGGCAAGGGTGGCGGTGGCCGCATCCTCGAGGAGATCCACGACCTGGTGGATGCCGTCGAAGCCTTCAACGCGCGTATTCACACGCAATCGCTGAACGAGCAGGCGGCGGAATGGGCGCAGCAGCGAGGACTGCCCACTGGCGCCGGCTCGGATGCGCACACGCTGGCAGAGGTCGGGCGCGGGTACGTGGAATTGCCGCCGTTCGACGACACGCGCGCCTCCTTCCTCGAGGCGCTGCGCCGTGCACGCGTGTACGGCACCGAATCACCGCGCCGCGTGCATCTCGCGAGCACGTGGGCGAAGCTGCGCAGAAAGCTGCCGGGAGGTGTATCGTGA
- a CDS encoding bifunctional oligoribonuclease/PAP phosphatase NrnA, protein MKWLETPSRREEPIRRILAELEDAQDIVLTTHVNADGDGTGSQAAFAALLQARGKHVHIVNPTAYPEAFRYLLDEEEMIVDLGDARAEGVLATCDTLCVLDTGEWSRIGRVGRALSDRRILVIDHHLPGEDPIDGTDLRDPAACATGELVYDLFTATGTDWSRQALHGIYAAILTDTGSFRFANATPRAHAIAADLIARGVDPEEMYRRIYATVPLRRIALLRHALERLDVDPVLPITWITIESGIMDSLGCTSDDLDGVIEHARSIEGTEVALLFRATADGSTKVSLRSSGAVDVNAVARRFGGGGHAKASGALMGKPLQEARHLVLEAVREAVRRELGERGAAVEPPEERRGP, encoded by the coding sequence GTGAAGTGGCTCGAGACCCCGTCCCGGCGGGAGGAGCCGATCCGCCGCATCCTCGCGGAACTCGAGGACGCACAGGACATCGTGCTCACCACGCACGTGAACGCGGACGGCGATGGCACCGGCTCGCAGGCCGCGTTTGCCGCACTGCTCCAGGCGCGCGGGAAACACGTCCACATCGTGAACCCGACCGCGTACCCCGAGGCATTCCGCTACCTGCTCGACGAAGAGGAAATGATCGTCGACCTGGGCGACGCACGTGCGGAGGGCGTCCTGGCGACGTGCGACACGCTGTGCGTGCTCGATACGGGCGAGTGGTCGCGCATCGGGCGAGTCGGACGCGCACTCTCGGATCGGCGCATCCTCGTGATCGATCATCACCTGCCCGGTGAGGACCCGATCGATGGGACCGATCTGCGTGATCCGGCCGCGTGCGCGACCGGTGAGTTGGTCTACGACCTGTTCACCGCGACCGGCACCGACTGGTCCCGCCAGGCGCTGCACGGCATCTACGCGGCGATCCTGACCGACACGGGATCCTTCCGCTTTGCCAATGCAACGCCGCGCGCACATGCGATCGCCGCCGACCTCATCGCGCGCGGCGTCGATCCCGAGGAGATGTACCGGCGCATCTATGCCACCGTGCCGCTGCGCCGGATCGCCCTGCTGCGGCACGCGCTCGAGCGGCTGGACGTCGATCCGGTGCTGCCGATCACGTGGATCACCATCGAGTCCGGTATCATGGACTCGCTCGGCTGCACGTCCGATGACCTCGACGGCGTGATCGAGCACGCGCGCTCGATCGAGGGGACGGAGGTCGCCCTGCTGTTCCGTGCGACCGCCGATGGCTCGACCAAGGTCTCGCTGCGCTCGAGTGGCGCGGTCGACGTGAACGCCGTCGCCCGCCGCTTCGGGGGCGGCGGCCACGCGAAGGCGTCGGGTGCCCTCATGGGCAAGCCGCTCCAGGAAGCGCGCCACCTGGTGCTGGAGGCGGTGCGCGAAGCCGTACGCCGGGAGCTCGGTGAACGTGGCGCGGCCGTGGAGCCGCCGGAGGAGCGTCGGGGTCCGTGA
- a CDS encoding Fur family transcriptional regulator: MSFTHLFRRYLRDQGLPVTQQRESIAEVVFASAEHLSVEDIESRLREQGERIGKATIYRTLEMLVKSGLVAEHDFGEGFKRYEHLFGQQPVREHLICTECGKVEEFASAELLRLQETEARRRGFQPARYRLQIYGLCASCQASGVELKWEGLSCPVLVD, encoded by the coding sequence ATGAGCTTCACGCATCTGTTCCGTCGATACCTGCGCGATCAGGGCCTGCCGGTGACGCAGCAGCGCGAGTCGATCGCCGAGGTCGTCTTCGCAAGCGCGGAGCACCTGTCGGTTGAGGACATCGAGTCGCGGCTGCGGGAGCAGGGCGAGCGGATCGGCAAGGCGACGATCTACAGGACGCTGGAAATGCTGGTGAAGAGCGGCCTGGTCGCGGAGCATGATTTCGGCGAGGGCTTCAAGCGTTACGAGCACCTGTTCGGGCAGCAGCCGGTGCGGGAGCACCTGATCTGCACGGAGTGCGGCAAGGTGGAGGAGTTCGCCAGCGCGGAGCTTCTGCGTCTGCAGGAAACCGAGGCGCGCAGGCGCGGCTTCCAGCCCGCGCGCTACCGGCTGCAGATCTACGGGCTGTGCGCGTCGTGCCAGGCGTCGGGCGTGGAGCTGAAGTGGGAGGGGCTGAGCTGTCCGGTGCTGGTGGACTAG